The following coding sequences lie in one Microbacterium sp. XT11 genomic window:
- a CDS encoding deoxyguanosinetriphosphate triphosphohydrolase — protein sequence MAADPRRDGYGDRDAERYFAETHRSERDDFARDRARVLHSAALRRLAAKTQVLSPASTADFARNRLTHSLEVAQVGRELAAALGVSADVVDTACLSHDLGHPPFGHNGERALNEWAEHIGGFEGNAQSLRILTRLEAKVLDDDDRSVGLNLTRASLDATCKYPWTVDSPVPDPGGRLKFGVYPEDETVFRWMRDGAPGRLRCIEAEIMDLSDDIGYSVHDFEDAIVNGYVDVAQLSDPLEHEALIDRIQQWVGYDFTRDELADALYRLASQPMWLRSFDRSRRDLARLKNLTSDFIGRFARAAVAATREAYPGAVLVRYNAHVVVPRVVEAEIAVLKGIMGQAIVTIDARKGVYKEQRRVLKRLADALWSTDALWSAGADVLEPAFAADFLAATNDAERARVVVDQVASLTDQSAIDWHNRLVGEIDPAEVGIWTPRHARPGARVARTERHTPAEVG from the coding sequence GTGGCGGCTGACCCTCGGCGCGACGGCTACGGCGACCGCGACGCCGAGCGCTACTTCGCCGAGACGCACCGTTCGGAGCGCGATGACTTCGCGCGTGACCGTGCGCGGGTGCTGCACTCGGCTGCGCTCCGGCGGCTCGCAGCGAAGACGCAGGTGCTGAGCCCCGCCAGCACCGCCGACTTCGCCCGCAACCGCCTCACGCACTCGCTCGAGGTCGCGCAGGTGGGTCGTGAGCTCGCCGCCGCCCTCGGCGTCTCCGCCGACGTCGTTGACACGGCGTGCCTGAGCCACGACCTCGGCCACCCTCCCTTCGGGCACAACGGCGAGCGCGCGCTCAACGAGTGGGCGGAGCACATCGGCGGCTTCGAGGGCAACGCGCAGTCGTTGCGCATCCTCACTCGCCTCGAGGCGAAGGTGCTCGACGACGATGACCGCTCGGTCGGCCTCAACCTCACGAGGGCGAGCCTCGACGCGACCTGCAAGTACCCCTGGACGGTGGACAGCCCCGTTCCCGACCCCGGCGGGCGGCTCAAGTTCGGGGTGTACCCCGAGGACGAGACCGTGTTCCGCTGGATGCGTGACGGGGCTCCCGGCCGCCTGCGCTGCATCGAAGCCGAGATCATGGATCTGTCCGACGACATCGGCTACTCCGTGCACGACTTCGAAGACGCCATCGTCAACGGCTATGTGGATGTCGCGCAGCTGTCCGACCCGCTCGAGCACGAGGCGCTCATCGATCGGATCCAGCAGTGGGTCGGATACGACTTCACGCGCGACGAGCTCGCGGACGCGCTGTACCGCCTTGCGTCGCAGCCCATGTGGCTGCGGTCGTTCGACCGCTCGCGGCGCGATCTCGCTCGGTTGAAGAACCTCACCAGCGACTTCATCGGCCGATTCGCCCGAGCCGCCGTGGCTGCGACGCGCGAGGCGTACCCCGGGGCGGTGCTCGTGCGGTACAACGCACACGTCGTCGTGCCGCGGGTGGTCGAGGCGGAGATCGCGGTGCTGAAGGGCATCATGGGTCAGGCCATTGTGACGATCGATGCTCGCAAGGGCGTGTACAAGGAGCAGCGTCGGGTGCTGAAGCGTCTCGCCGACGCGCTGTGGTCGACCGACGCGCTGTGGTCTGCGGGCGCCGATGTGCTCGAACCCGCGTTCGCGGCGGACTTCCTCGCCGCGACGAACGATGCCGAGCGTGCGCGCGTCGTCGTCGACCAGGTCGCGAGCCTGACCGATCAGAGCGCGATCGACTGGCACAACCGTCTCGTGGGCGAGATCGATCCCGCCGAGGTCGGCATCTGGACGCCGCGTCATGCGCGGCCTGGCGCGCGCGTCGCGCGGACGGAACGACACACACCAGCCGAGGTCGGCTGA
- a CDS encoding sigma-70 family RNA polymerase sigma factor: MNTRSDDPNSLRNEVFARVFDANWAAVRHHIECVVDDDAEVNELVSEVFLTAWTKLRASRPMGRPWLLRVADRRLKARGSRPSNRTTVTAAVHAGLAGDDHPDRAATHAQIVNALSGLSARQRRIIMLTYWDGLTVGETAESIGSSRSRVERALRRAQSRLRRELGLEGSGNDADDR; encoded by the coding sequence ATGAATACGCGCAGCGACGACCCGAACTCGCTGCGCAACGAGGTCTTCGCCCGCGTCTTCGACGCGAATTGGGCAGCGGTTCGGCATCACATCGAGTGCGTCGTCGACGACGACGCAGAGGTGAACGAGCTGGTCTCAGAGGTGTTCCTGACGGCGTGGACCAAGCTCCGCGCGAGTCGACCCATGGGACGGCCATGGCTCTTGCGTGTGGCCGACCGCCGCCTGAAGGCCCGCGGCAGCCGCCCGTCGAACAGGACGACGGTCACCGCCGCAGTTCATGCCGGACTCGCAGGGGATGATCACCCGGACCGCGCGGCCACGCACGCTCAGATCGTGAACGCGCTCTCTGGCCTCTCGGCCAGGCAACGGCGTATCATCATGCTCACGTACTGGGACGGGCTCACCGTGGGGGAGACGGCGGAGTCGATCGGTTCTTCGCGTTCCAGGGTGGAGAGGGCATTGCGTCGGGCTCAGAGCAGGCTCAGACGCGAACTCGGACTGGAGGGGTCGGGGAATGACGCAGATGATCGATGA
- a CDS encoding AAA family ATPase, giving the protein MLSADDPLPSRPSRVLIAGVTGSGKTTLARRLGAMWNLRHVEIDALFHGPDWTPRPTFLDDVRAFASEERWVTEWQYTSKGTDGILAPRAQLAIWLDYPYRVVRSRLVRRTISRQVLRTELWNGNRERGIQNMFRRDAEDNILLWQTRTLHKWTERMPEVQTRHPHLTIVRLTHPRKTERWLRAQA; this is encoded by the coding sequence ATGCTCTCCGCCGACGATCCGCTGCCGTCCCGCCCCTCACGAGTGTTGATCGCGGGCGTCACCGGCTCGGGGAAGACCACCCTCGCCCGGCGGCTCGGGGCGATGTGGAACCTGCGACACGTCGAGATCGACGCTCTCTTCCACGGCCCGGACTGGACTCCACGTCCGACGTTCCTCGACGACGTGCGGGCCTTCGCTTCCGAAGAGCGCTGGGTGACCGAGTGGCAGTACACGAGCAAGGGCACCGATGGGATCCTCGCGCCCCGTGCACAGCTCGCGATCTGGCTCGACTACCCGTACCGCGTCGTCAGATCACGGCTGGTGCGCCGCACGATCTCGCGCCAGGTGCTGCGCACCGAGCTCTGGAACGGCAACAGGGAGCGCGGGATCCAGAACATGTTCCGCCGCGATGCGGAGGACAACATCCTGCTGTGGCAGACCCGCACCCTGCACAAGTGGACCGAGCGCATGCCCGAGGTCCAGACCCGGCATCCGCATCTCACGATCGTCCGTCTCACGCACCCGCGCAAGACCGAGCGCTGGCTGCGCGCTCAGGCCTGA
- a CDS encoding isoprenyl transferase, which yields MSPKPYTHKDAVAYRPLDWTGVHPPAFPAVPEHVAIVMDGNGRWANRRGLNRIEGHKAGEEVLLDVVAGAIQAGVKHLSVYAFSTENWARSPEEVRFLMGYNRDVLHRRRDQLNEWGVRVRWAGRKPRLWGSVIKELQYAEQLTRGNDVLTLTMCVNYGGRVEIVDAMRAIAADVAAGRVKPNAISEKMIRRHLYVPDMPDVDLFLRSSGEQRTSNFLLWESAYAEMVFLDTLWPDFSREDLWRAIGIYLSRDRRFGGAVNAPDQA from the coding sequence GTGAGTCCGAAGCCGTACACCCACAAGGATGCCGTCGCGTATCGTCCCCTCGACTGGACGGGCGTGCACCCGCCCGCGTTCCCCGCGGTGCCGGAGCACGTGGCGATCGTCATGGACGGCAACGGTCGGTGGGCGAACCGCCGCGGGCTCAACCGCATCGAAGGGCACAAGGCGGGCGAGGAGGTGCTCCTGGACGTCGTCGCCGGCGCCATCCAGGCCGGCGTCAAGCATCTCTCGGTGTACGCGTTCTCGACGGAGAACTGGGCGCGCTCCCCGGAGGAGGTGCGGTTCCTCATGGGCTACAACCGCGATGTGCTGCATCGTCGGCGCGATCAGCTCAACGAGTGGGGCGTGCGCGTGCGGTGGGCTGGGCGCAAACCGCGCCTGTGGGGCTCGGTGATCAAGGAACTCCAGTACGCCGAGCAGCTCACGCGCGGCAACGACGTGCTCACGCTGACCATGTGCGTGAACTACGGCGGTCGCGTCGAGATCGTCGACGCCATGCGTGCCATCGCCGCGGATGTCGCGGCGGGCCGGGTGAAGCCGAATGCGATCAGCGAGAAGATGATCAGGCGGCACCTGTACGTTCCGGACATGCCGGACGTCGACCTGTTCCTGCGCAGCTCGGGCGAGCAGCGCACGTCGAACTTCCTGCTGTGGGAGTCGGCGTACGCCGAGATGGTGTTCCTCGACACGCTGTGGCCCGACTTCTCACGTGAGGACCTCTGGCGTGCGATCGGCATCTACCTGTCGCGCGATCGGAGGTTCGGGGGCGCGGTGAACGCCCCTGATCAGGCCTGA
- a CDS encoding DsbA family oxidoreductase: protein MSEPISIDIWSDIACPWCYIGKRNLEKGLEAVAGDDDVPQVNITFHSFELSPDTPVDFDGDEVDFLAGHKGMPRAQVEQMLSHVTGVAAGAGLEYRFDLLQHTNTVKAHELLHFAKAKGLQHEMEERLMAAYFTEGKHVGRIDDLVELATEVGLDPGEAREALESARYLPAVRQDQAQARAYGIQGVPFFVIDGQYGISGAQPPAAFENVLRDLWAKRAESAPEAAAG from the coding sequence GTGAGCGAACCCATCTCGATCGACATCTGGTCCGACATCGCCTGCCCGTGGTGCTACATCGGCAAGCGCAATCTCGAGAAGGGTCTGGAGGCCGTCGCAGGAGACGACGACGTTCCTCAGGTGAACATCACGTTCCACTCGTTCGAGCTCTCGCCGGACACGCCTGTCGACTTCGACGGGGACGAGGTCGACTTCCTCGCAGGCCACAAGGGCATGCCACGCGCCCAGGTCGAGCAGATGCTCTCCCACGTCACAGGGGTCGCCGCCGGCGCGGGCCTCGAATACCGGTTCGACCTGCTCCAGCACACCAACACCGTCAAGGCCCACGAGCTGCTGCATTTCGCGAAGGCGAAGGGACTGCAGCACGAGATGGAAGAGCGCCTCATGGCGGCGTACTTCACTGAGGGCAAGCACGTCGGACGCATCGACGACCTCGTCGAGCTGGCCACCGAGGTCGGCCTCGACCCAGGCGAGGCTCGCGAGGCGCTGGAGTCCGCCCGGTACCTGCCCGCGGTGCGGCAGGATCAGGCGCAGGCCCGCGCGTACGGCATCCAGGGCGTGCCGTTCTTCGTGATCGACGGGCAGTACGGCATCTCGGGTGCGCAGCCGCCGGCAGCGTTCGAGAACGTGCTTCGCGACCTGTGGGCCAAGCGCGCGGAGAGCGCGCCCGAGGCGGCCGCCGGCTAG
- a CDS encoding quinone oxidoreductase family protein produces the protein MAHRWIAPVPGPVDSWLFVDEPVRDPGPGEVTIRVRAAGVNPADAKHVAAPRPGIEFPVPIGYEVSGELAAIGPDTVIGSGAANVGDEVIAFRVRGGYASAVTVPAEKVFAKPTTLTHAQAANLLLAGTTAAEMLFVTGAAPGETVLLHGASGAVGVSVLQQARLRGIRVIGTCSEERADEVARFGGVPVRYGHGLAGRVRAASGGPVAAALDAVGTDEAVDVSLELVADCDRIVSIASGRAGELGIRSIAGSRPESARFRDEVRPELIALAQTGDLTVPVAHELPLSQAPEALRIIATGHPGGKIALIPDVP, from the coding sequence ATGGCTCACCGGTGGATCGCTCCCGTGCCAGGACCCGTCGACTCCTGGTTGTTCGTCGACGAGCCGGTCCGCGACCCGGGGCCTGGCGAGGTCACGATCCGGGTGCGCGCCGCAGGCGTGAACCCCGCCGATGCGAAGCACGTCGCTGCGCCCCGTCCCGGAATCGAGTTCCCCGTGCCGATCGGCTACGAGGTCTCGGGCGAGTTGGCGGCGATCGGACCGGACACGGTGATCGGCTCCGGTGCGGCGAACGTCGGTGACGAGGTCATCGCCTTCCGTGTGCGCGGCGGATATGCGAGCGCGGTGACGGTGCCGGCGGAGAAGGTCTTCGCCAAGCCGACAACGCTCACGCATGCCCAGGCCGCCAACCTTCTTCTCGCCGGCACGACCGCGGCGGAGATGCTCTTCGTCACCGGGGCGGCGCCGGGCGAGACGGTGCTCCTGCATGGCGCCTCCGGCGCCGTGGGGGTCAGCGTGCTGCAGCAGGCGCGGCTACGCGGCATCCGCGTGATCGGCACCTGCAGCGAGGAGCGCGCCGACGAGGTCGCCCGATTCGGAGGCGTCCCCGTCCGGTACGGTCACGGGCTCGCCGGACGGGTGCGGGCCGCGAGCGGGGGACCCGTTGCGGCGGCGCTCGACGCGGTCGGCACCGACGAGGCCGTCGACGTCTCGCTCGAGCTCGTCGCCGATTGCGACCGGATCGTGTCGATCGCATCCGGGAGGGCAGGGGAGCTCGGCATCCGGTCGATCGCCGGGTCGCGCCCGGAGAGCGCACGGTTCCGCGATGAGGTGCGGCCCGAGCTCATCGCGCTGGCGCAGACCGGCGATCTCACCGTGCCGGTGGCACACGAGCTGCCTCTCTCCCAGGCTCCGGAGGCGCTGCGCATCATCGCGACCGGACACCCGGGCGGCAAGATCGCCCTGATCCCCGACGTGCCCTGA
- the leuA gene encoding 2-isopropylmalate synthase, with the protein MQNTQRPSSMPIHKYRPFHEQIDVHLPDRTWPDSRITKAPRWCAVDLRDGNQALIDPMSPERKRVMFELLVNMGYKEIEVGFPSASQTDFDFVRQLIEENLIPDDVTIQVLTQAREHLIERTYEAIAGAKQAIVHLYNSTSVLQRDVVFRTDKQGIIDIALEGARLCREFEKRIPETQVYYEYSPESYTGTELEFAAEICNRVLEVFEPTPERKVIINLPATVEMATPNVYADSIEWMSRHLNHRENVILSLHPHNDRGTAIAAAELGYMAGADRIEGCLFGNGERTGNVDLVALGINLFTQGIDPQIDFSDIDQIKRTVEYCNQLPVPERSPWAGDLVFTAFSGSHQDAIKKGFEAMAAKAEELGVGVDEIEWAVPYLPVDPKDLGRSYEAVIRVNSQSGKGGVAYLLKADHAIDLPRKLQIEFSGVVQAKTDAEGGELTSEQIWAIFSDEYLPAADAAEKWGRFELLATQTRSDMSGEVVLDVVLRDGDESHAITGSGNGPVAAFVEVLRAQGFDITVYDYVEHALSAGGDAQAAAYVELQVGDQRLWGVGIDGDISTASLKAIVSGVNRSIRSRERELAAV; encoded by the coding sequence ATGCAGAACACCCAGCGCCCGTCCTCGATGCCGATCCACAAGTACCGGCCGTTCCACGAGCAGATCGACGTCCACCTGCCCGACCGCACCTGGCCGGACTCCCGCATCACGAAGGCTCCGCGTTGGTGCGCGGTCGACCTCCGCGACGGCAACCAGGCGCTCATCGACCCGATGTCGCCCGAGCGCAAGCGCGTCATGTTCGAGCTGCTCGTGAACATGGGCTACAAGGAGATCGAGGTCGGCTTCCCGTCTGCGAGCCAGACCGACTTCGATTTCGTGCGCCAGCTCATCGAGGAGAACCTCATCCCCGACGACGTCACCATCCAGGTGCTGACGCAGGCTCGCGAGCATCTGATCGAGCGCACCTACGAAGCCATCGCCGGTGCCAAGCAGGCCATCGTGCACCTCTACAACTCGACGAGCGTGCTGCAGCGCGACGTCGTGTTCCGCACGGACAAGCAGGGCATCATCGACATCGCGCTCGAGGGCGCACGTCTGTGCCGCGAGTTCGAGAAGCGCATCCCCGAGACCCAGGTGTACTACGAGTACTCGCCCGAGTCGTACACCGGCACCGAGCTCGAGTTCGCCGCCGAGATCTGCAATCGCGTGCTCGAGGTGTTCGAGCCGACACCCGAGCGCAAGGTCATCATCAACCTGCCTGCCACGGTCGAGATGGCCACGCCCAATGTCTATGCGGACTCCATCGAGTGGATGAGCCGGCACCTGAACCACCGCGAGAACGTGATCCTGTCGCTGCACCCGCACAACGACCGCGGAACCGCGATCGCGGCTGCGGAGCTCGGGTACATGGCCGGCGCCGACCGCATCGAGGGGTGTCTGTTCGGCAACGGGGAGCGCACGGGCAACGTCGACCTGGTCGCTCTCGGCATCAACCTGTTCACGCAGGGCATCGACCCGCAGATCGACTTCAGCGATATCGACCAGATCAAGCGCACGGTCGAGTACTGCAACCAGCTTCCTGTGCCCGAGCGCAGCCCGTGGGCCGGAGACCTCGTCTTCACGGCGTTCAGCGGATCGCACCAGGATGCCATCAAGAAGGGCTTCGAGGCGATGGCCGCGAAGGCCGAGGAGCTCGGCGTCGGCGTCGATGAGATCGAGTGGGCGGTGCCGTACCTGCCGGTCGACCCGAAGGATCTGGGCCGCTCGTACGAGGCTGTGATCCGCGTGAACTCGCAGTCCGGCAAGGGCGGTGTCGCGTACCTGCTGAAGGCCGACCACGCGATCGACCTGCCGCGCAAGCTTCAGATCGAGTTCTCCGGGGTCGTCCAGGCGAAGACGGATGCCGAGGGCGGTGAGCTCACGAGTGAGCAGATCTGGGCGATCTTCTCCGACGAATACCTGCCGGCAGCCGACGCCGCCGAGAAGTGGGGCCGCTTCGAGCTGCTGGCCACCCAGACGCGCAGCGACATGTCAGGGGAGGTCGTGCTCGACGTGGTGCTGCGCGACGGCGATGAGTCGCACGCGATCACCGGTTCGGGCAACGGCCCCGTGGCGGCGTTCGTGGAGGTGCTGCGCGCTCAGGGCTTCGACATCACCGTCTACGACTACGTGGAGCACGCTCTCAGCGCCGGGGGCGACGCGCAGGCCGCGGCATACGTCGAGCTGCAGGTGGGCGACCAGCGTCTGTGGGGCGTCGGCATCGACGGCGACATCTCGACCGCGTCGCTCAAGGCGATCGTCTCCGGTGTGAACCGCTCGATCCGTTCGCGCGAGCGGGAGCTCGCGGCGGTCTGA
- a CDS encoding glutathione peroxidase, producing the protein MSDSPAAETSVRSIPFIDATGAEKTLDDLGADVVLVVNVASKCGLTPQYEQLEQLQRQYGDRGFSVVGFPCNQFLGQEPGSLEKILEFCSTTYGVTFPINEKIKVNGRNAAELYKALRQTPDSSGKAGRVEWNFEKFLVLRDGSVQRFRPAQKPDSPEIVDAIEAALTR; encoded by the coding sequence ATGAGTGATTCCCCCGCTGCGGAGACCTCCGTGCGCTCCATTCCGTTCATCGACGCCACAGGAGCCGAGAAGACGCTCGACGATCTCGGCGCCGACGTCGTCCTCGTCGTCAACGTCGCCTCGAAGTGCGGCCTCACACCCCAGTACGAGCAGCTCGAGCAGTTGCAGCGACAGTACGGCGACCGCGGTTTCAGCGTCGTCGGGTTCCCGTGCAACCAGTTCCTGGGTCAGGAACCCGGCTCGTTGGAGAAGATCCTCGAGTTCTGCTCCACCACGTACGGCGTGACGTTCCCCATCAACGAGAAGATCAAGGTCAACGGCAGGAACGCCGCGGAGCTCTACAAGGCCCTGCGCCAGACCCCCGATTCCTCGGGAAAGGCTGGGCGGGTGGAGTGGAACTTCGAGAAGTTCCTGGTGCTGCGCGACGGATCCGTTCAGCGGTTCCGTCCGGCGCAGAAGCCCGACTCGCCGGAGATCGTCGACGCCATCGAAGCCGCGCTCACCCGCTAG
- the dusB gene encoding tRNA dihydrouridine synthase DusB: MTVATAPARPLRIGPIALDVPVVLAPMAGITNTAFRRLCREYGAGLYVSEMITSRALVERNQTTMRLIRHHESETPRSIQLYGVDPKTIAEAVRIIVAEDYADHVDLNFGCPVPKVTRKGGGAALPWKTSLFADIVEQAVAAAEHLPLTVKMRKGIDADHLTFLDAGRAAEEAGAAAVALHARTASEFYSGNADWNAIGELKQAVTSIPVLGNGDIWSSDDAVRMMEQTDCDGVVVGRGCLGRPWLFGDLAVAFGADTPAVDATLGFVADAFRRHAELLVEFFEDEDHGCRDVRKHVAWYFKGYPVGGDIRTGLATASSLAEIDDLLGRLDRDAPYPGKDAEGQRGRAGRPKRPALPDKWLESREIGDSTSEMMRGAEIENSGG; this comes from the coding sequence ATGACTGTTGCCACCGCCCCCGCGCGCCCTCTCCGCATCGGACCGATCGCCCTCGACGTGCCGGTGGTCCTCGCACCCATGGCGGGGATCACGAACACCGCCTTCCGGCGGCTGTGCCGCGAATACGGAGCGGGGCTCTACGTCAGCGAGATGATCACGTCTCGCGCGCTCGTCGAACGCAACCAGACCACCATGCGGCTCATCCGGCACCACGAGTCGGAGACGCCGCGCTCGATCCAGCTGTACGGCGTCGACCCGAAGACCATCGCCGAAGCGGTCCGCATCATCGTGGCCGAGGACTACGCCGACCATGTCGACCTGAACTTCGGATGTCCTGTGCCGAAGGTCACGCGCAAGGGCGGGGGAGCGGCTCTGCCGTGGAAGACTTCCCTCTTCGCCGACATCGTCGAGCAGGCGGTTGCCGCCGCCGAACACCTGCCGCTCACGGTGAAGATGCGCAAGGGAATCGACGCCGACCACCTCACGTTCCTCGACGCCGGTCGGGCGGCGGAGGAGGCCGGAGCGGCCGCCGTCGCCCTGCACGCGCGCACGGCGAGCGAGTTCTACTCGGGGAACGCCGACTGGAACGCGATCGGCGAGCTGAAGCAGGCGGTCACGAGCATCCCCGTCCTCGGCAATGGCGACATCTGGTCGTCCGACGACGCCGTGCGCATGATGGAGCAGACCGACTGCGACGGTGTCGTGGTCGGGCGCGGATGCCTCGGACGCCCTTGGCTCTTCGGCGACCTGGCCGTGGCATTCGGCGCCGACACGCCGGCCGTCGATGCGACCTTGGGCTTCGTCGCCGACGCCTTCCGGCGCCACGCCGAGCTCCTCGTCGAGTTCTTCGAGGACGAGGACCACGGATGCCGCGACGTCCGCAAGCACGTCGCCTGGTACTTCAAGGGGTACCCCGTCGGCGGCGACATCCGCACCGGCCTCGCCACCGCCTCGAGCCTTGCGGAGATCGACGATCTGCTGGGCCGTCTCGACCGCGACGCGCCGTATCCTGGCAAGGACGCGGAGGGGCAGCGTGGGCGCGCGGGCCGTCCGAAGCGCCCGGCCCTGCCGGACAAGTGGCTCGAGTCGCGCGAGATCGGCGATTCGACCTCGGAGATGATGCGAGGAGCGGAGATCGAGAACAGTGGCGGCTGA
- a CDS encoding trimeric intracellular cation channel family protein produces the protein MTEPLFTIPLWADLLGVGLGGVQGAMFASGFQGQRRLDWLGVAIIGIMIGMGGGLIRDILLGQPPATLHSNWYLLTATGASLFGMLLAGVFNRLNTVIVVLDAVVIGMFGAFGTSKAIALGIPPVPAVFIGACSAVGGGVLRDMLMGLPTAIMHVGSLYAVAAGAGCVFIVVAHLLFGMPITLAAVIGIVVTAVIRILAVSFDVSLPEQRRLYRRKVAAETGMIPIIKRADD, from the coding sequence GTGACCGAACCGCTCTTCACCATTCCGCTCTGGGCGGACCTCCTCGGCGTCGGCCTCGGCGGCGTGCAGGGCGCGATGTTCGCCTCCGGATTCCAGGGACAGCGTCGCCTCGATTGGCTCGGAGTCGCCATCATCGGGATCATGATCGGCATGGGCGGCGGACTCATCCGCGACATCCTGCTCGGCCAGCCTCCGGCGACCCTGCACAGCAACTGGTATCTGCTCACGGCGACAGGTGCCTCGCTGTTCGGGATGCTGCTCGCAGGGGTCTTCAACCGGCTCAACACCGTCATCGTCGTGCTCGACGCCGTGGTCATCGGCATGTTCGGGGCCTTCGGCACGAGCAAGGCGATCGCACTGGGCATTCCGCCCGTTCCCGCCGTGTTCATCGGAGCGTGTTCGGCCGTCGGCGGCGGCGTGCTTCGAGACATGCTGATGGGTCTGCCGACCGCGATCATGCACGTCGGGTCGCTCTATGCGGTCGCCGCCGGCGCCGGCTGCGTGTTCATCGTCGTCGCGCACCTGCTGTTCGGGATGCCGATCACGCTCGCCGCCGTCATCGGCATCGTCGTGACGGCCGTCATCCGCATCCTCGCGGTGAGCTTCGACGTCTCCCTGCCAGAGCAGAGGAGGCTCTACCGCCGCAAGGTCGCGGCCGAGACGGGGATGATCCCGATCATCAAGCGCGCGGACGACTGA
- the recO gene encoding DNA repair protein RecO: protein MPTYRDEAVVLRTHKLGEADRIVIMLSRRHGKLRAVAKGVRRTSSKFGSRLEPFMVADVQLYQGRSLDIVQQAETLGSYGADIVSQYERFTAASAMVETADRLSDAEATPEQYLLLVGGLRALSRGEHAPRSILDSYLLRVMALSGWAPSLGDCARCGKPGPHTHFVGQLGGLVCADDAPAGSPRIAERTLSLLRSLMAGEWEVIDAASSADASAASGLIAAYAQWHLERGIRSLAHVTDVSR from the coding sequence GTGCCGACGTACCGAGATGAAGCGGTGGTCCTGCGCACCCACAAGCTGGGTGAGGCGGACCGCATCGTCATCATGCTCTCTCGGCGGCACGGCAAGCTGCGGGCCGTCGCCAAGGGCGTGCGCCGCACGTCGTCGAAGTTCGGCTCGAGGCTCGAACCGTTCATGGTCGCCGACGTGCAGCTGTATCAGGGCCGTTCGCTCGATATCGTGCAGCAAGCCGAGACCCTCGGATCCTATGGCGCCGACATCGTGTCGCAGTACGAGCGGTTCACTGCGGCGAGCGCGATGGTCGAGACGGCCGACCGCCTCAGCGACGCGGAGGCGACTCCCGAGCAATACCTCCTGCTGGTCGGCGGGCTGCGCGCGCTCTCACGCGGAGAGCATGCGCCGCGCAGCATCCTCGACTCCTATCTGCTCCGCGTGATGGCGCTCTCGGGCTGGGCGCCGTCTCTCGGGGATTGCGCCCGGTGCGGGAAGCCCGGTCCGCATACGCACTTCGTCGGCCAACTCGGCGGACTCGTCTGCGCCGACGACGCGCCGGCCGGAAGCCCACGGATCGCCGAGCGCACTCTGTCGCTTCTGCGCTCGTTGATGGCGGGGGAGTGGGAGGTCATCGACGCGGCGTCTTCCGCAGACGCCTCCGCGGCATCCGGCCTCATCGCTGCGTACGCGCAGTGGCACCTCGAGCGCGGCATCCGCTCGCTCGCCCACGTGACCGACGTCTCTCGATAG